In the genome of Myxocyprinus asiaticus isolate MX2 ecotype Aquarium Trade chromosome 45, UBuf_Myxa_2, whole genome shotgun sequence, the window ctgtctgtctatctatctatctgtcagtctgtctgtctgtctatctatcactctttatttcctatctatctatctatctatctatctatctatctatctatctatctatctctctatctatctgtcagtctgtctgtctgtctgtctgtctatctatcactctttatttcctatctatctatctatctatctatctatctatctatctatctatctatctatctatctatctatctgggttgtaaagtaattgagtaaaaatacttaagtattatacttaagtattattttttgggatttgtactttactcgagtgcagtTTTATCttaatacttgtacttttacttaattacatttccaatgaaaaaatagtactttttactccttacaattttatttaaacttgaaatgtactcattacatttttgcagataatttccttttgtcttactggactgaagccacctTTCCAGTGCATCCGATAAACAACCGATGACAGACCAgtggtcagtcatttcaaatgcagTGTCGTACGGTGGATGTGTGAAATTCCGACCATGCATCTGCACAGGCGGAAgttcggatctgatttgagctttggatccattgaaatatttgtgtgactGGACCGAATGTAATCCATGTgtcattcgttcatttcatattcaagtaggaattcaaaatcggaaaaactaaaaatgacttatttacagtaattattcgtttacaaaaccaatataaaaaaacaaataattacttgtttttcataattttgatttaatgctcaagttaaaaataggaaataggatgttgaattcctaattgaatatgaaatgaacgaatgatacacggattgtatgtgaccgcccgactgaatgtgatgtatttattcaaaactatgagcatcaAGTGAGAAACGCTGACGggttttgtcctaaactttataatgcctgctacttctacagattttacagttatgaagtaaaaaaatgtcattcatgtttcaaatatacatataaaaacaaaagacttttgtaattaaatgtgtacataatgtcatttatttctacacttgccttcatatttaaataatctctatgaatttctactccctatttgctgaactAGTATacttgttaggcaactattaattataatattcactataaaaccagcaatgataatgataataataaagataataaagaTAATAGAATCAGAGTAAATATTAAttgtgaattttattgaattcatccagcTGCTCAAAAGCAAGGTTTTGTAGCAAACCTCATAACAATTCACAAAACTaataacattactaactttcttcagagcttattttgattttttgtctcaaggggctgggtgctctgacatcgcaattcgtgattgccttctcccatgcaatgaACATTGTGTGACtgttgcaacgtttttgcaaaataaaatgctgttggttcattacacgtctcaggacagttccgaagtgaaatgtccactgtgtggctctaaaagttagtgaaatgttctcccgaacagatgaggtttttaaggttaatgttatattgagatttaaatcaacaaaacctacctccctatgaaccttaaacctaaacctaactgatagggtcataaaatgtgagatgaaaaacatgattgctgaagcaaccacatcattatgtgtcgactcgcgtgctctgCAGGACTCGTACCCGGGTCCTTTGTATATGCAACACTcagtcagttgagctaccacacaatttgatcacacttaaacaagtttgtaaatgtagttggttatgtaatgcaaatgttaaaatgattcaTGTGCTCTAGTAAAAgagtttatatgtcataagattgcactgtgtgaggaacagaatgaaaagtgtttataaactgataatgtgACGTTTTACTTGGGgaaaaaagtcattgttgttttagtgcctgtagtgttcattccaccaggaaattgccatgttacgtacaacaggccacataaaaatcattttgcaaaaatgtagttattgtaagaTGATTCTAAAAACCAGGTTTGCGAATGCCACTGTCctcggagacagtaaaaaggtgacttaacaaaccaatcgatTTTAACAGcaacctctctcacacaatctcctctctctGGATTTTATTCTAGCTAGgaaaagttactttttttaatacttaagtacaatttaatgtggatacttttttaatttcactcaagtatgtttttggctagatacttggacttttaattgagtaaaatttccACTAAATAAcaatactttcacttaagtataacttcggagtactttttacacccctgctatctatctatctgtctatctatctatctatctatccatctatctatctatctatctgtctgtctatctatctatctatctatctatctatctatctatctatctgtctgtctatctatctatctatctatctatctatctatctatctgtctgtcggtctgtctctccatccatccatcatgcatctttctgtctgtctgtccgtccatctttctgtttttctatctatctatctatctatctatctatctatctgtctgtctgtctgtctgtctgtctgtctgtctatccgtccgtccgtccgtacgtccatctgtctatctatctatctaacttcAAATTTAATGCTGGTTGTTTGTTGACTATACATTCTATGGAAATACAAGTAGGCTGCTTAATGAGGTCATGATGCTGCTGTGCAAACTGCTTCAGCAAAGCTAAATTTATCATCACAAACAACGTGGGCTTTTGGTAAATTGTGTCTGGCAGAGCTTAAcaatacaaacaaataaacaacaagaacaacacattatttggCACGACCTTAAGAAAGCGCTCGCACTTGTGAACACGTGACACGATTCCTGGAAAGTTCCTGGAAATTAGTATTTTGTATACCAGTCTTTTTAAATGAGGATTTAGTTGTTAACGACGAGCGCACTAACATACACACAAAGCAAATGAAAAAAAGATACATCGGAATATCTCATCACGGCAGAAGAGAGTAATTATATGTGTTCTGCTCGCTTGAGGCGCGTTGCAATAACGCGTTTTGCCGCACGGCGCGTGCGGTGCGCTTGTAGACGGCGCGAGACGGACAGTGGAGTGTTGCTCCCCAAAAGaatcaatgcaaatgtaaaagaaaacgcgACCGCGGAATAGCTATTCATATCTCTTACAGTGCATAATGCCAATGTCAATCTGCTGAGCATCAAGGTGCGCTGCTGGGTTGATAGTGAACTGATCACTCTTTTCCGGCAGCTGCCCATTAATAAATGAGGGGCTAAACCATGGTGCCACTGAACGTCTGTAACGCGAAACACGCTGGACTTGGTTGCTTATTGCTTTCACTTAGACAAGAGGTAAGTGATGTGCGCTTTCTCCTTCTGTCGCTATGTGTGTCGTCGTTCAGGCTCAAGTTTATTgtcaaaatatgttttgtttttttattattatttttttataactcaCTGATTCATTATGTCTCAAAAAGCAGATAAACCAGACGTTTAATGTATGCTGAAGAAACTTCATGTAGTACACATCTGGAAAGATAAGGAGAAAAATATAAAGCAAATGTATATTATTTGTCGAGCTGTCACGCAGTGCAGTTTCGAACAGACAGAGACAGTTCTGCGTATTTTGCTATCTCGTGAAGGCATGCAGCCTTTGTTTTTATTACACGTGCGCATTTTGCCATTCACACGGCAAGTCCAGTTTTTTTATGAAGCTTGTGTTTtcgttcattaaaaaaaaaaaaaaaaggctgggtAGAGATTAAAAAAATAGGCTATATATTTAGCCTCTTTTGGACATTTATACTGACATTTAATTACTCAGGAGAGGTTAAAGCAAAATTGGCAATTTATTTGATCACTAGGCTTTAACTGTACATTTATCAAATTGCATAGGCTCTGGAATGTAACATTATCTCAAACATGTTTGCATTTTCAGATTGGCGCTCCCCAACATAAAATCCAGGGACGATCTGGAAGACGTCTCACATGTTTTGGTTGATTGTAGGAGTCACTCGTCTTTGAGGGATAATTATAGACATTGACTGGATGAAGAACGGGGTTCTCCAATGACCTGTCACTCAACCGACTCCACAGAAAGCATCGAGCATGAAAGTAGATCGCGAACCGAAACCCAAGTCGCGGAGTCCGAGCAGCAGAGTCGCATTGCCACTGCCAGGAGAGACCTTAAAAACACTGGTAAACGTTGAACGCTCGTTTTACTACCATATTCTCTTTATTTGGCTTGAATTACATGTTTTATATAACATCATTTATACTAAAATTGCGTCAAATGTGTTGTTAAACGTGATGACAGGTCATTTTAATTGGCTAACCCTCTAGATGACTTGCAATAAcaattttatttgtccatttaggtgTGCTTTAATCTCATAAATCAGTGCTTAAACTGGCTGTACGTCTGAACTACCATGCTCACTGAATTATTAGGCATGTTTGAGAAAATAACACAGGCTATTGAGAGTTTTTTGATTCTTTGATTTCGTGTTTTGAAATGTTGTATATTGAATATGGACTGTGCAGACTGCtaattattatgtatttactTCATTTGGATTCATTTAATTTGGGTCTtgtgagtttttatttatttatttttttgtattgtgaggCAGAGCAGAAAATAATCGTAAAAAATTCTGAGAGACGAATGGGAATAAAAAGTATGTCAGGTATGTAAGTGAATGTAAGgataaaatatgtacatttcctAACAAAGCCTTCACTGTTCACATTTGAAGTGACATTGTTGCTTTATTAAGCTTTTGTTGTGTTCCCTgggatgtttgttttctttaggCTAGTTTATGTCTCTGTTGCATCCTTTTCTGgtttaatgtgtttgtgtcaGGGCATGAATTCTGTAACGTGAGCAAACTGAGTCCAGCTATTGTCACTGTACAGTATACGGTATATAAGTGAGCAACATAGAGCCATTGTGATAGAtcaatttttaaaggaatattccgggttcagttcgagttaagctcaatggacagcatttgtggcagaatgttgattacaacaaaaattaatttcgactcgtccctccttttgtttaaaaaaagaaaaaatggaagttacagtgaggcacttacaatggaagtgaatggggccaaggtttggagggtttaaagacagaaatgtgaagcttataattttataaaagcactcacattaatTATTCTGCTAAAACtcgtgttttatttgagctgaaaagttgtgtaaatcataatttttacagtcgttttaggttttgttgacatacacagaaaaggttagtaaccgtttttatcacactaaaatcatgttaacatacatattgtttatgaccattttttaaatagtgagtatttgaatgtttatgggccccattcacttccagtgcctcactggaacccagctattaaaaaataatttttgtggtaattaatattatgccacaaatgctgtcgattgagcttaacttgtattgaacccggaatattccttttatgtcTCTTTGCTACTTAGAAAAAGGATGTGAATTTACCGTTAAGGTTTCGAAAAGTGAAACATCTGTCAAGCATCTGCCATCAAAAAtgcaaaaactgtcaagaaaatcattcagatatgtcCCGCTAACATTTTTGCAGTGCTGTACAACAGTTGCTCAAGCAGAATAGCCATGGTTGTAGCTGTGTTAAGccacatgttgttgattttgtgagTGTGCAGTTAGAGGAGTATGTTGGAATCTCATGTTACACAAGCAAACGACTGAAACAGAAACTGTGGAAGAGGGTACGTGACCATGTGGATATTTGTGTTCTTTTCTCGGAAGCAGGCTGGTATTGGGGCAGCCTGACAGCCAATGAAGCCAAGGAGATCCTGCAGGATACATCAGAGGGCACGTTTCTGGTCCGAGACAGCACTCAGAGGGACTACCTCTTCACCATCTCTGCCATGACATCAGCTGGACCTACCAACCTGCGTATTGAATACACGGATGGCAAGTTCAAGCTGGACTCTGTTGTACTGGTCAAGCCCAAACTCAAGCAGTTTAACAGCGTGGTCCATCTGGTGGAACACTATGTTCAGCTGTCGAGGACATCTTGTAAGGCCAGGACTACTCCACTTGCCCCATCCAGTGGCTCAGTGCAGCTCCTTCTGACAACTCCTGTGTACACGGCCACACCGTCGCTGCAACATCTGTGTCGTATTGCCATCAATAAAACCACACGACAGGTACAGGAACTCCCTCTGCCAAACAGGCTAAAGGACTACTTAACAGACTACAGCTACAATGTATAGAACCGCAAGGACAACAATGACCATAAGTGCTGAGGTTTCATGGTCAAGTGGTTCTGATATCACTTCATTTGGTTGGGATCCTTCTCCATGTGCCCAAGGACTGCATGAAGCAGAATTTAATACTAGTATTAAGTGTCCTTCATAGAGCACTTGACATGTTGTGGGCTGTTGATATTCTACGGTCAGTTTTAATGAATGAGTGAGAATGTATGTGTATGATATGGTTGGGGGTATACTGTCCTTCACTGACATCTATGAGATCTGATGGGTAAGTTACACCCATCAGATAATACGCCTCAAGTATGGCCATGCATCTCTTGAAAAGAAGCAAACGTCTGAGATATTTTGCATCCTGTGTTTGAGACATGGGACTTTGAAACTGTATGCTTTTGACTATGTTTTTATTTGCTCACTATTCATGTTATATTTTTGTACTGTAGTCTTAGGTAAGATGATCATTTGAGCTCTTTTCTCTGTCTTGATGTCATGGTTGAGAAAGTTTAAGTCAAATTTTGCCCAAGGAACTAGGGATGGGTATTGGCGAGTACCTTTGATTTATATCCTGATACCTGAGTCATGACTTTGTCATGATACCTACTGAAacccaaaataaaatgtaaaaaaatatactgttaCATTTGAAAAAGCATGCTTAtccaatgtttaaaaaaacaccTGCTTATAAAAACAgtataaaattgtgtaaaattaagaggtttaaaggaatatttcgagttcagtacaagttaagctcaatcaacagcatttgtggcataatgttgattaccacaaaaaaagtatttctttaaaaaaagcaaaaatggaggttacagtgaggcacttacaatggaagtgaatgtggccaatctttGGAGAGTTTCAAGGTAAAAATGTGAAGCATAcagtttcataaaagcacttacattaattcttcttttaaaacttgtgtattatctgagctgtaaagttgtttaaaacattgtttttatggTTTTTAAGGTTTTAGGTTCACAGCATGCAACCTAAAcgagtggcagcagtgcagtgcataaaatcacgcagctacgggtcaggagcttcagttaatgttcacatcaaccatcagaatggagaaaaaagttgatctcagtgatttgaaccatggcatgattgttggtgccagatgggatggtttgagtatttctgtaactgttgatctcctgggatttccacacacaacagtctctagaatttgctcagaatggtccaaaaacaaaaaacatccagtgagcggctgttctgtagatggaaacagcttgttgatgagagagatcaagggagaatggccagactggtttgagctgagagaatggctgcagtaactcagataatcactctgtacaattgtagtgagcagaataacatctcagaatgcacaacatgtccaaccttgaggcagatgggctacagcagcagaagaccatgtcgggctcttgattaggaccatagtgttcctaataaagtggtcagtgagtgtatagattggccccattcacttacattgtaagtgcctgacaGTAACCTCCTTTTAAAGAaattagtcaaaattattttatgtggtaaagaacattatgccacaaatgcagtcgattgagcttaacttgtattgaaccagggaTTAAACTTGCCAAAATAAAGTTCTTCATGGTCTAAGGGTGCATACCTTTGCAAATAAAATACCAGCTAAGTATTTATTGCACACACTGAACCAAGGGGTAATTAATCATCATGgtttgtgtgtgcttttgttGCATATGGTGAACCAGTTTTGGTCTATGTTAACCCTACCTCATGTAGGCCTTAATAAACCTGCATGCTGATTGGTCATATTTGGAGAATATTTGATTCTATACTGAATCGTTATTTTGACACAGACCAAAAAGGAATGGCTAGGTCAGAAGCTTCGAAATTCATATAAGCTGCTCATTTTTACTTTCTACTCAATTCTACTTGTGAAGTGATTATAAGGAAAATTGGATTTTCTATTCTAGTTTCTGACTTATCTGACCTCCTTTCTATTTTGGTTTTGTGAAACATAATTTTATCACTTCAAGCATGGCCCACTCAATGTTCTGTTCATAGTTCTGATTGAGTGTTAAATTCCTACACCTCATAATTAGCTTTTTTCCTTATTTTCAAATACAATATTTAGTAGTATTATCCCGATTGCAGTAATCTGAAATGGATTACTGATTGGtgttttgatttttgctttttttattttttttttatttaactctcAATAAAAGTCTGTTCATGACAAGCTAGAGAAAATCCTGATAACCACTACCaacttaagggatagttcacccaaaaatgagaattctctcatcatttactcacccacatgccatcccagatgtgtatgaatttctgtcttttgcagaacacaaatgaagatctttagaagatattgcagctctttaggtccatacaatgcaagtgaatggtgaccaaacttcgAAGctacagaaagcacataaaggaagaataaaagtaatccataagactccagtggtttaatcaatgtcttctggtGAGATTCAATTGGTTttagatgagaacagaccaaaatataactcctttttcactataaatcttgacatcatcaTTCTCCTTGgcgataatgatttcaagctcaattacacttcctagcaccatctagcgctctgcgcatgcatcaagcacttggaagtgtaatcgagcttgaaatcatgattgtcaaGGAGACTAGAAAGACCtgattcacagcagcgccatctttgatttttgacaggaatgccAACAGGCTGTGAGGGAGagacgtacagtctctttaatgggttgtattgcagtttaaagtgtttctggatcgttccaaacaaaacattgaaaaaacatatttttttaggaacattcagtagacaaaaaactccagacaacatgagttgtggaaaatcagatgtgatctaggagctttttacagctttataacatgtgtgccattgaagagaggtaagtctatccctcacatccttgttgtcattcccattaaagatGGCACTACCAGGAATAAGGTCTACAATGAGATGTAAgtaaagatgtacagtgaaaaatgtgttacattttggtctgttctcacccaaaacctattggatcacttcagaagacatggattaaaccactggagttctttggattacttatatgctgcttttaggtgctttttggagcttcagagttttggtcgccattgcattttatggaccttcagagctgaaatattcttcaaaaaaatcttcgtttgtgttcagcagaataaagaaattcatacacatctgggatggcatgagggtgagtaaatgatgagagaatttaaatttttgggtaaactatccctttgacATAGGTGAAAATACACCTCATACCAATCTACCAAGTTAAGCCAAAAATGTTACCCACCATAATCATAGAAGGTCACTCTTTGCTAACATCTCTCAAATCCGGTGCTGATATTGTTCCGTCCATGGTGCTTCCTTAAGGACATGGTAACTACTATATTCATTAAGCTGTGAATCCTGCATTTAAGCCAAATTCTCCACTATAAAAATTCCATGTCATGATATAATTCTACAACATTGTGCTGCATCAGTAGTGAATGGATTGTATCCCAATAAGTGAGAAATAAAAGCAAGCATAGCTTTATTTAATATTCTGTGACTGTCTTTTTTGTCAACTACTGATATTAGACAGGGTGTACTGAAAATACTATGATTTTTGTTCTGTGTGTAGCTGTTATTAATACATATATGTTGAGGTGCATTAGAAATTTGGAACAAAACATAAGcactttttggtttgtttttcctCAACAAATTCACTCCTTTATTTTTGCCCCTGAATGAGCCAATCATATGCTGAACTGAAAATAACACCCATCATCAAGGTCACACACTCACAATACAGCAACCTGGCAAACTCTCAAACCTTCAAATAAACCTCACATCCTACACTGACGTTTGGTTGAAAATGTTCAGAAAAAATATAGAGATAAACCAaacattttgtatgtttttttagcAGACCATCACTTTTTACATCAGTCAGCAGGTGTAACAGATAGCCAGAttgatttttgttgtttgtttggaaATTTTGTTGCGAAGATTCACTTAAGCATTTCATCACTGATTCATTAATCCAACAGTGTTTGCAGTCATGAGTTATGATTTTCAATCTGCATGATATTTCATGATAGCtagtatttcattattttatttgtgcaATGTTATCCCTGATGTTGTTTTAACCCACATAAACCCAAATCCTAACATACTACCTCAAGCAtttaataattttgagttagttggattattttcatgatttctctATTTCTACAGGAATTTTTTTAGTTCGGTCAATTTATCTGAGCTTGTTTTAGTCTGTTGCCAATGccaaatttttatattatttaatagtgcttttttgagttgacacaacttaaaacactgaagtcAACTTAACATGTTAAGTTTTCATTGTATCAGTTTGTATACATACGTTGAATTAACAAGGGTATTTGCCAcctcaaaaacacattttgaatcaACTACATTTGGCGCCAGGTAACTTAACGCATTTATCGCAAGATTTTTAATACTAAGATATTTAAATTACTTTGAATCTAAGCACATGTTAGATGAACAATATAACATTAAATGTTGCCCCAACTAGCTTAACAAAGTTGTCTGAACAAACTATTTAATATTGAACAGTGttgttgcataaatacatttggttccactttatattagatgtctttaactactatgtacttaagcatttgttacaatgtacttattatgtacatacttgttgttgcattgtacttacatttacagtacctgcatttaattacatttgtagctacactgttaactttaccacTAACCCTAAACCGAACCTTTGCCCAACTCTTACCCTAAaatctaactctaacccctaaccttaaccctaaccctaaccttaaatcctaaacctacctgtacctcaacctcagtagcaacaaatgtgaatcttgtgagaattatgcagaacaacatgtagttacacagtaaatacatcgcattttatgtattttaatgttagtatatagtagttaaagacacctaatataaagtgtgaacaTACATTGTTGTTACATTACATTTACTTTAAATTTgtatgtgttataggcttattttttgctgtttgcagACTTTATCTttgctgttttgttgttgttttcatcattaatgttagttaatggttGTGTGACGATGATAAGAGCTAATCTATTTACTTAATGATGTTCGTTGATTTTCATCATTACTGATGTTTTTGTGTCAAGTGTTGAGGTCTATGTGCCTCCCTGAAGAGTTGCTGTTATCACGTTGCTGCGTTTACTTTGCAAGATGCTTGTGCATTAAGTGGCAAAGGTTGTACTGTTTACTTCACATAAGTACAAAAGTACAAAAAAGTTTAAGTAATTGATTAATTCattatatttagttatttgtATTAAACATTTCAAGTCCACATGACTTAAATCAAACAGTTTTGTCAATT includes:
- the socs2 gene encoding suppressor of cytokine signaling 2 isoform X2, which produces MTCHSTDSTESIEHESRSRTETQVAESEQQSRIATARRDLKNTAGWYWGSLTANEAKEILQDTSEGTFLVRDSTQRDYLFTISAMTSAGPTNLRIEYTDGKFKLDSVVLVKPKLKQFNSVVHLVEHYVQLSRTSCKARTTPLAPSSGSVQLLLTTPVYTATPSLQHLCRIAINKTTRQVQELPLPNRLKDYLTDYSYNV
- the socs2 gene encoding suppressor of cytokine signaling 2 isoform X3, encoding MTCHSTDSTESIEHESRSRTETQVAESEQQSRIATARRDLKNTGWYWGSLTANEAKEILQDTSEGTFLVRDSTQRDYLFTISAMTSAGPTNLRIEYTDGKFKLDSVVLVKPKLKQFNSVVHLVEHYVQLSRTSCKARTTPLAPSSGSVQLLLTTPVYTATPSLQHLCRIAINKTTRQVQELPLPNRLKDYLTDYSYNV
- the socs2 gene encoding suppressor of cytokine signaling 2 isoform X1; translated protein: MLYIEYGLCRLLIIMYLLHLDSFNLGLVSFYLFIFLYCEAEQKIIVKNSERRMGIKSMSAGWYWGSLTANEAKEILQDTSEGTFLVRDSTQRDYLFTISAMTSAGPTNLRIEYTDGKFKLDSVVLVKPKLKQFNSVVHLVEHYVQLSRTSCKARTTPLAPSSGSVQLLLTTPVYTATPSLQHLCRIAINKTTRQVQELPLPNRLKDYLTDYSYNV